The nucleotide window CCCACCACGCCATAATAAGTGCGGCTACACCCAAGCAAGTGGCTAATAATAGCCAGATATCCTGCTTTTCGCTCGGATTATTTGCAACCGGAGCGTAGCTTTCCAGTTGAAATGGCGCCGTTATCTCTGTGGGTGGCTCGGTGTTTTCAGGGGCAGAATCATAACTCGTTCCAATTTTCCAGCGATTTATAATCAGATCGGCAAGCTCTTCAGGTTCAGATTCCTCAATTTGACCGTCTTTCTCTCGCTTTTTTCCATGCATTTTGTCTACTGGAATGCTTTTGTCCGGCGTCTCATGGACTCGAGTATGCAACTGAATTGAAGTGGTCGTCGCAACACAATGCGAGCCGCGAAGTTTCCAGTCATAGCGACTCAGATCTTTAAACACTAACTTCTCAGGTCCCTGTGCTTTGATTTCATAGCGACCGTTTTCTGCACGAGGATCGTTTTTTGCCGTGCTGCAAACAGTGACCCATTTCTGTTTTGAATAGCTTGAGGACCGTTTTTTTACGGCGAGGTTTTCACTCCAGCAGGTGTCACTCTCGATGCTGCGACGTCCTTTGACTTGCAAATGCTGGCCCTTGGCTGTGATGGTAACGATTTCATTGTTTTAAAATGGATAAACGTTGCATGTTAGCCTTGGGCTTTGATTTTCTTTATCTCTTCCGTGAGCGCGGGCACAGCATCAAAAGATCGGCTGCCCAAAAATAATCAGCGACTTGAGCTATCGGTGCTTCTTTGTCTTTGTTGATTGCAACAATGACCTTTGAGCCTTTCATGCCAGCGAGGTGCTGGATAGCGCCACTGATACCTACTGCAATGTAGAGGTTGGGCGCAACGACTTTGCCAGTTTGCCCAATTTGAAGATCCCCAGAGACGTATCCTGCGTCGCAGGCGGCGCGAGAGGCTCCATGGCGGCTCAAGTTCATCAACAAGTGGTTCAAGGATGTTTTAAAGTTGTCAGCGCTTTTTAGGGCACGACCGCCTGATACGACGACTTTCGCATCTGTGAGCTCGGGTCGTTCACTTTTTACGCTTTTTAGCTCCAGAAATTCAATTTTATCAGTGGGTCCGGCCGTGATTTTAGCAAAGGGCGCAATAGGACTCTGGCTGCCTTGCTCTTCGGCTGCGCCGAACTCCGATTGACGCACGGTCACGACTTGGATGGGAGTTGAAATTTGCACCGTTGCAAAAACGTTTCCTGCATACATGGGGCGAACAAAACTTAAATTTTGGCCATCATAGTTCATCGAAGTGATGTCACTTGCCATGCCAGCATCAAGGCGGGCTGCTGCTCTGGGTAAGAGATCTTTGCCAAAAGAGGTCGCTGTCGCAACAATCACATTGTATTGCTTCTGTTGGACAAGTTCGGCGATCGTTGGTGCGTAATGTTCGGCAAGGTAGCCCCCTTCGATTTCCGTACTCCATACCGTTTCAGCGCCGAAGCCTTTCAATTCGTCAGCGGCGCTCGATGCGCCTTGTCCAATGCTTAAAATATCAAAGGGAGCTTGCGCTTTCTCTTTAAGGTCCAAAGCAAAACGAAGAGCCGACAAGGTGTTCTTTCGGAGCTTTCCATCTAGCAATTCAGCGACAACAAGTGTTTTCATGGTCAATCTCCTTTAGATAACTTTGGATTCAGAGCGAAGCTTATTGACAAGGTCACTCGCGTTTTCAACAAAGGTTGTTTGTCCGGATCGTGCTGCTGGGAGACTGAAGCTTATATGTTTAATTTTTAGGCTTGGCGTGATGCCCAGGCTACTGAGCTCGAGTTCGTCTATAGGTTTTTTCTTTGCTGCCATGATTCCTTTAAGCGAGGCATATCGACCACCTTCGGCTTCAGGATAGGCATGATCCGCTGGCGTTACACCGTTGCGGACTGCTTGTGGTGCAAGAATGCGGTCCGCTGAGGTAATCACCGCCGGCGTTTGAATTTTGATTCGCATTTCACCCATATCCACTTCTCGTCCAACGATGAAACTTTTGCCTCCATCCAAGCTTTCAAGGTCCTGCGCTTGCGTTGCCATCGGCCATCCAAGAAGTTCTGCGAGCATTTGCCCGCAGACGTTAGCATCGCTATCGACCGCAAGCTTGCCCATGAGTACTAAATCAGGCTGCTCCTTTTCGACAATCTTGGCTAGAATTTGGGCCACACTAAAAGAATCAAGGTCCGTGTCATTTGCTTTAACAAGCACGGCTCGATCGGCTCCCATGGCCAAGGCTTGGCGTAAGGTTTGTGTGCTTTCAGCGGGCCCGACAGAAACGATGATTGTCTCTCCAAGCTTTTCGTTGCTTTGTGCGTTTTCATTGAGACGAAGAGCTGCTTCTAGTGCGTATTCGTCGTAAGGATTAATTTTGTACTCCATGCCATCGGTGTTAATCGATTTGCCGTCAGCAGATACTTTTGCTTTATTTGCATTGTCGGGGTCGGTCACACGTTTAATTGGAACGAGGATTTTCATAGTCGATGTACTCTCTGTGTTAAGTCACGGTACGGAGCTTGGCCTCGGTAAAAGCCTTTGCCACCGGAAGAGATAGAAAGCGTAGCACAAGCTGTCAATAACAGACTAACTTTGTACCGACGGCCAAGGCACCCTAAAATGGGCTTACCGAAGGCTTTACTTCGGAGAAAGCTTCAACTTGAGCTTCGATGGTTGAAGGATCTTGTTCAGGCAGTTGTTTTGCAAGTGTAAAAAAGCGCGCGAGTGGACTTTCGTAGTCCGGCCACATCCCAGCATTCTGCAAAACTCTGGCTGCATAGCCCCTAAAGCGGCCCTGTGAACGGAGGGTTTTCGCCACATTTCGAAATTCTTCGACCGGATCTGCTTGCTCATCGAAGCTGGTTTCGATTTGCAGTCCTACCCAAATGGCGGAATTCCATTCTTCGACAAAGGAAAACTTTGTTTCGTAACCACGTTGTTTGCGAATGCCTTGCGCCATTGCGTGCATAAAAGCTACCGCAGCGCTTTTTGGAGTTAGAGTCGGTTGACGGCTTGGTCCACAAAACAAGCCAGCGGTTAGGCTGCTTTTGTTCGGGCTGCTCCGGTGTTGCTTTCCTTTGATTGGACCCTTCGGGTGGCAGGTCACTCTTTTTCCCCTCTGGGAATCTTGCCAGTGCTTTACCCACCATTTCAAATACTGTATCGATTGGCAGTTCGCCGCGCATGTGAAATTGAATGTTGTTTCCAACAACATGCTCCAACCAGGCATCGCGAAATTCGGAAAGAGAAAACATGGAGATGCCTTGCTCTGATCCCTGCGGAAAAATAGCTCCGGGAGTGCTCGGCGCAAGTTGCTGAGCCACAGCGATAAAGAAATCCGCGGCGGGTCCTTGATTGCTGATCTCGTGCCGGAGGAGGTACTTGGCTTGGTGCAAGGTGGTTTGATTGAAAGAGGGCATGCGTATGCAGTGCAGTAGCAGGCGGAGCGCCTCGTGCCATTTTTCTTCAGGCGCATTCAGGTACAAGCCCCATGCATTTGCATCGACCCAAGGTCGGAGGATAATATCGTTTTCTAGCAGCATGCTCTTGAAGACAGCTTCTGGAAGTCCCCCGCAGCTAAGCGAAGTTGATAGACTCATAAGCGCAGCGCGTCCATGGCGAAGCGGTGGATCAAAAGCGGCTCCGCTAGCAACCGCCCATTCGAACTCAATCCGGCCGGAAGGGGCATGCTTTTCCCACAAAACACGCGCCCCGTTTTCAAGGATTGCCTCTTTGCCAAAATCGGTGCTTTGGGCAGAAGTATTCAATCGTGCTGCGGCAATGCCTCGTTTTAGATGAAGGTCGACTTCTTCTGCATTGCATTTGATCGGAACACGTAGAGCAAGGGAAAGTTTTGAGAAATCGCTTTTGCTGTAAGGAGCTGCGGCCCAGTGTAACCCGACTGCTGTCATCGTATCCGTCGCTGAGAAAAAACGATCTTTCCAGTTTGTCTCTTCGTTATGTTGTTGTTGAACTTGAGCCAAGGCAAACCCCAAGCGCTCCGCGAAGTTATTGGCGTCAGTCGATTGGCTTTGCAGGGTCAGCAGAACACCTCCTCGCACTTCAATGCCGGCGGAGACAAACGGTGTTGAATTAAATTCATCGGTTGATGCAGCCAGCTCTCCCCAAACAGGGTGAACAAGTTTGAGGATGAAAACATCGTCTAAGCTAAGATCCCGCGTCGCTGCGCTTTTTGCTTGGGCGAGGTGGGATGTATTTCCAACCACGAAGTCCTCAAAAGCAGAAAAGTCTGGCACGCCCTCGGCAAGAATGAGCGCACGGTTTGGCGCGAATTGTTGCTGCATAAAAGCTGCGATGGTGGAGCGATTTGCCTTTACCGAGAAGTTTTGAGTATTGGGAAAGAAACGAGCTCCCTGTTTTCCTAGAAGCTTTAGCAAAACAGTCCAATCCAGATTGCCCAATTCCGGATTGTCGTTGTTTTTAAGCTTTTTTTGCGCTTGACTCAGTTCGTAGTCGCTGGCTTCACGCGTGTTAAAAGAGGCCAAAAGTTGCCGTGTGCAACTTTTCCAGAGCAAGCGAGGGCAGGTTGCGTGAATCTCGATAGCATCGGGGTAGGTGTAGGCTTCTGCATAGTCGCCTACGCGTGTGGCCGCGATCTGGGCAGCTGCTGCGGCAACTGGACCGGGCATCGCGTCTCGAAATCCGGCATTGATCCACAAACTTACTTTGAAGAGTTCGGGATGGCTTCCGGGGACTGAAGCGATGCTCAGTCCACTCCCTTGAGCCGCTTTTATCTTGGTTTTTAAAAAGTCATCTGGCTTGCTTCGGGAAGAAGCAACACAGGCGCTAAGCATGACAAGAACACAAATAATGAAGGTGCGCATGGGAGTCCGAGCCTACAACAAGGAGGAAAGGGTGCGAAATACCCTAAAGCCAGGTATTTTAGAGATGATGCTTGTATCGATTGCTCATAAGGCCAGCTGGCTTTGCCTTATTCTCATGTGCACGCTCTCGTGCGGTGGCGATCCGGCCACACGCGATAGTGCGACGAGATCCGGGCATGAAGTCCACATCGTTACGATGAGAAACCCCGGAGGAGGCTATAGCTTGCATAGTTATGATGCCGAGCAGTTATTTCGAAAGGGAAACAGTTTTCTGCGACGAGGTCAATGTGAGCTTGCTGTTCATTACTACGATCAATTAGTGAACACTTTTTTGTCCAGTGGATATGTTTCCCCCGCTTTGTACAATGCGGGTCTTTGTTTAGAGCAATCCAATAACTTTGCGGCAGCCGCCACGCGCTTTTCATTGCTTCTTGAACGTGCTCCTACGTCCGATGATGTCAAACATGCTTCCCTTCGATTGCTGGCCCTCGAGATAAGGCTTAAACGAAATGAAAAAGCCCTTGAGCGAACGGAAAAGCTTTTGGAAGATGAAACGCTTAGCATCGCAGATCGTGCAGAAGTTATGGCCTCTCGGGCGCAGGCGTTGTTTGCACTCGGGCGTTTTGCGAGCGCGGAACATCAGGCTAGACAAACCCTGCAATACTACGAGTCAATTGATCTTCATTCAGAATTTGGCGATCGGTATTTTGTCGCTGCGGCTAATTTTATCTTGGCTGAGGTATTGCGCACTCGAGCGGAGTCTGTTGCTTTTGGGAAACAAAATAGGGACGAGCAACGTCAGAGTTTCAAAAAAAGAGTGAACTTGCTTTTGGATGCACAAAAAGAATATTTTAAGTGCATACGCTGGGCTGTGCCGCATTGGGCTGTGGCTGCCGGTTATCATATTGGCGGAATGTACGAAGCGCTTTGGCAGGATCTCATGTCAGCGCCTCTTCCCAGTGATGTGAGCAAAACGGATGAGGGCACTTATCACGACGAACTCAAAGCTTTGCTTCAGCCTTTGGTACGCCATGCGATTCGCTATTGGGAGCTCACGCTTCGCATCGTGGAACGCACCGGTACGCGGAGTGCGTGGACAAAACGAACGCGAGCTGAACTTGAGAGAATCCGTGTCAAAGCGTACGAGGAATGGCTTCCGGAAGATGGCACGCTCTTTTATGGTGTTGAAGGATCGGAGCACACTGTCGAAGCAACTGGGATAAGATAAGCAGATGTAGTGATACATCCGCCCTTTTTTGCAGCACTTGCTTTACCTCAACTTTGGATCTCTATTACGCTAAATCAATCGTGACGGCATTTCGTAGTTCCATTCCCGCAGCCATGGATTCGCAGCTAACTTTGCCTGATTCGAGCACAACACCGACCTTGCACAGCGCTTTGCCCAAACTAAACCTGAACTCACGCGGCTACATGGTTTCGTTTTGGTATGATTGGTTGTTGTTTCTTTCACCACCCGTGCTTGCGCTTCTTGCTGGCATCTTTATTTCAGGCTCGACTTTCACCAAAGAGCATTTTCTGTTTTGGGATCAGAAATATACGGGAGCCGGGTTGTTCTTAGGCATCATTATTCATGCTCATCTTGTAGCGGTTTTTTTTCGCTCGCATGCCAATAAATACATTTTCCAGCAGCATCGCCTACGGTTTTTACTTGTCCCACTTTGTGTTTGGGGCCTTATGAATCTTTCCCCGTGGCTACTGGTTACGGGATCGGTAGTAGCAACCTTTTGGGACGTTTATCATTCGGGTGCTCAGACTTTTGGCTTCGCTAGAATTTACGATAGCAAGGCCGGAAATCATCCTCTTGAAGGTCGACGTTTGGATTTTTGGATTAATCAATTGCTTTATGCCGGGCCAATATTGGCGGGTGTTTCCATGATGGATCACTTCGGTGATTTTAATGAGTACAAAGACGTCGGTGATATTTTCTTCTTAAGTATTCCCCCATGGATGCAAAGCCATCATGCATACTTTACTTGGGCGGTCGTTGTTGGTGGAAGCGCCTTTGTTGTTTACTACATTTATGCCTATTGGCGACTTGCTAAGCTAGGGCACACGATTTCTTGGATCAAAATTTACCTGTTGAGCAGCACAGGTGTCGTCAGTATTTATACTTGGGGCTTTAATAGTTGGGGCGAGTCCTTTTTTATCATGAACATATTTCATGCGGTGCAATACTTTGGCATTGTTTGGGCCTTGGAAAAGCGTAGCATCGTTTCTGTTTTCGGTTTGAAGAAGAGCTCTTATGCAAAACCAGCTGCTTT belongs to Myxococcales bacterium and includes:
- a CDS encoding electron transfer flavoprotein subunit beta/FixA family protein, giving the protein MKILVPIKRVTDPDNANKAKVSADGKSINTDGMEYKINPYDEYALEAALRLNENAQSNEKLGETIIVSVGPAESTQTLRQALAMGADRAVLVKANDTDLDSFSVAQILAKIVEKEQPDLVLMGKLAVDSDANVCGQMLAELLGWPMATQAQDLESLDGGKSFIVGREVDMGEMRIKIQTPAVITSADRILAPQAVRNGVTPADHAYPEAEGGRYASLKGIMAAKKKPIDELELSSLGITPSLKIKHISFSLPAARSGQTTFVENASDLVNKLRSESKVI
- a CDS encoding electron transfer flavoprotein subunit alpha/FixB family protein; protein product: MKTLVVAELLDGKLRKNTLSALRFALDLKEKAQAPFDILSIGQGASSAADELKGFGAETVWSTEIEGGYLAEHYAPTIAELVQQKQYNVIVATATSFGKDLLPRAAARLDAGMASDITSMNYDGQNLSFVRPMYAGNVFATVQISTPIQVVTVRQSEFGAAEEQGSQSPIAPFAKITAGPTDKIEFLELKSVKSERPELTDAKVVVSGGRALKSADNFKTSLNHLLMNLSRHGASRAACDAGYVSGDLQIGQTGKVVAPNLYIAVGISGAIQHLAGMKGSKVIVAINKDKEAPIAQVADYFWAADLLMLCPRSRKR